The genomic interval GCTGTCCGGCGCTTCCAGTCCGACGATGGTCTTGAACAGCGTGGTCTTACCGACACCGTTCGGGCCGATGACGCCGACAATGCCGTTGCGCGGCAAGGTGAACGACAGATCCTTGATCAGCTGACGATCGCCGAAGCCCTTGTCCAGGTTCTTCACCTCGACCACGACGCTGCCCAGGCGCGGACCGGCCGGAATCTGGATCTCCTCGAAATCCAACTTCCTGTGCTTGTCGGCCTCGGCCGCCATTTCCTCGTAGCGGCCCAGGCGCGCCTTGTTCTTGGCCTGACGCGCCTTGGCGCCGGAACGGACCCAGGCGAGTTCGTCCTTGAGGCGCTTCTGCAGCTTCTGGTCTTTCTTGCCCTGCACCTCCAGACGCTGGGCCTTCTTCTCCAGGTAGGTGGAGTAGTTGCCCTCGTACGGGTAGGCGCGGCCGCGGTCCAGTTCCAGGATCCATTCCGCGACGTTGTCGAGGAAGTACCGGTCGTGGGTGACGGCCAGCACGGCGCCCGGGTAGGCGGCCAGATGCTGCTCGAGCCAGAGCACACTCTCGGCGTCGAGGTGGTTGGTCGGCTCGTCGAGCAACAGCAGGTCGGGCTTGCTCAGCAGCAGCTTGCACAGGGCGACTCGGCGACGCTCACCACCGGAGAGGTTGGTGACCGGCGCGTCCGGCGGCGGGCAGCGCAGCGCGTCCATGGCCTGCTCGAGCTGGGAGTCGACATCCCAGGCATCGGCATGGTCCAGGTACTCCTGGAGCTTGCCCATCTCCTCCATCAGTTCGTCGGAGTAGTCGGTGGCCATCAGCTCGGCGATCTCGTTGAAGCGGTCCAGCTTCACCTTCACCTCGCCGAGGCCCTCCTCGACGTTGCCCCGAACGGTCTTCTCCTCGTTCAGGTGCGGTTCCTGCATCAGGATGCCGACCGTGGCGCCCGGCGCGAGGAAGGCTTCACCGTTGTTCGGCTGGTCCACTCCGGCCATGATCTTGAGCACGCTGGATTTACCGGCGCCATTCGGGCCGACGACGCCGATCTTGGCGCCGGGAAGGAAGTTCAAGAAGACATCATCGAGCACGACTTTGTCGCCGTGCGCCTTACGAACTTTCTTCATCGTGTAGATGTACTCAGCCATATACAAAAGCCTATCGGTCTAGGGGTCGGTGGAGCGAAGCCGAGGGGATGCGCCGCGGGGTGGGTAGCACAGCGTGCCGCGGAT from Nocardia goodfellowii carries:
- the ettA gene encoding energy-dependent translational throttle protein EttA; this encodes MAEYIYTMKKVRKAHGDKVVLDDVFLNFLPGAKIGVVGPNGAGKSSVLKIMAGVDQPNNGEAFLAPGATVGILMQEPHLNEEKTVRGNVEEGLGEVKVKLDRFNEIAELMATDYSDELMEEMGKLQEYLDHADAWDVDSQLEQAMDALRCPPPDAPVTNLSGGERRRVALCKLLLSKPDLLLLDEPTNHLDAESVLWLEQHLAAYPGAVLAVTHDRYFLDNVAEWILELDRGRAYPYEGNYSTYLEKKAQRLEVQGKKDQKLQKRLKDELAWVRSGAKARQAKNKARLGRYEEMAAEADKHRKLDFEEIQIPAGPRLGSVVVEVKNLDKGFGDRQLIKDLSFTLPRNGIVGVIGPNGVGKTTLFKTIVGLEAPDSGEVKVGETVKLSYVDQNRAGIDPKKNVWQVVSEGLDFIEVGNQEMPSRAYVSAFGFKGPDQQKPAGVLSGGERNRLNLALTLKQGGNLILLDEPTNDLDVETLGSLENALEQFPGCAVVISHDRWFLDRTCTHILAWEGDSDNDAKWFWFEGNFEAYEANKIERLGLEAARPHRVTHRKLTRD